The following proteins come from a genomic window of Candidatus Acidiferrales bacterium:
- a CDS encoding glycine C-acetyltransferase: MTQPTTQRPTMSFLREELDKLKEKNLYFRLRVLEGEQLPVARFDGRQVINLSSNNYLGLTTHPKLRQKALEAVEKLGVGSGAVRTIAGTMKIHMELEERIARFKKTEAAVVFQSGFAANAGTVAAILGKDDLIVSDELNHASIIDGCRLSRATIKVFQHKGVADCERILKETANWNGKKLLITDGVFSMDGDIAPLPQLCDLAEKYNCIMMIDDAHASGVLGRNGRGTVDHYNMHGRVDIQVGTLSKAIGALGGYVCGSRDLIEYLYHRARPFLFSTSHPPAVAASCMAAFEVLEENEEIIQKLWENTRFFKKRLTEMGFNTGMSETPITPIIVGDAARAFAFSRGLFEEGVFAQAVGFPTVPEGKARIRTIVTATHTRPELERALEILERVGKKLGIV; encoded by the coding sequence GTGACGCAACCGACCACTCAGAGACCCACCATGAGTTTTCTGCGCGAGGAGCTGGACAAGCTCAAGGAGAAGAACCTCTACTTTCGCCTGCGGGTCCTGGAAGGCGAGCAGTTGCCGGTGGCGCGCTTCGACGGCCGCCAGGTGATCAATCTTTCGTCGAACAACTACCTGGGGTTGACCACCCACCCGAAGCTGCGGCAGAAGGCGCTCGAGGCGGTGGAAAAACTGGGAGTGGGTTCAGGAGCGGTGCGCACCATCGCCGGCACGATGAAGATTCACATGGAGCTGGAAGAGCGGATCGCCCGCTTCAAAAAAACCGAGGCCGCGGTGGTCTTCCAGTCCGGCTTCGCCGCCAATGCCGGCACGGTGGCCGCCATCCTCGGCAAAGATGACCTGATTGTGTCGGATGAGCTGAACCACGCCTCGATCATTGACGGCTGCCGGCTTTCCCGGGCCACCATCAAGGTCTTCCAGCATAAGGGCGTCGCCGACTGCGAGCGCATCTTGAAAGAGACGGCCAACTGGAATGGCAAGAAGCTGTTGATCACCGACGGCGTTTTCTCAATGGACGGCGACATTGCGCCGCTGCCGCAGCTCTGCGACCTCGCCGAGAAATACAACTGCATCATGATGATTGATGATGCCCACGCTTCAGGCGTGCTCGGCCGGAACGGCCGCGGGACGGTGGACCACTACAACATGCACGGCCGCGTGGATATCCAGGTGGGGACGCTTTCGAAAGCTATCGGAGCCCTGGGCGGATATGTGTGCGGCAGCCGCGACCTGATCGAATACCTCTACCATCGCGCCCGGCCGTTTCTGTTTTCCACCTCGCATCCGCCGGCGGTGGCCGCGTCCTGTATGGCCGCTTTCGAGGTGCTGGAAGAAAATGAGGAAATCATCCAGAAGCTCTGGGAAAACACAAGATTCTTCAAGAAGCGCCTGACGGAAATGGGTTTTAACACCGGCATGAGCGAAACGCCCATCACGCCGATCATCGTTGGCGATGCCGCTCGCGCCTTCGCCTTTTCCCGCGGTTTGTTTGAGGAGGGAGTCTTTGCCCAGGCGGTCGGGTTCCCGACGGTCCCGGAAGGAAAGGCCCGCATCCGCACGATCGTCACCGCCACCCATACCCGGCCGGAGCTGGAGCGGGCGCTCGAGATCCTCGAACGTGTCGGCAAGAAGCTGGGTATTGTCTGA
- a CDS encoding DUF4395 family protein, with product MTSSVEHRFMQQQGFLDADGPACAAHFRALRFQPSIVGPLILLGIILQSRFVFAALSALLWFGVALPRWNVFEALYNALVAEPMKRQKLTPAPAPRRFAQGMAATFMLVVAVALSMGWYWTGVVFEAFIVIAFLALLFGKFCLGSYIYHLIRGRSELANATLPWSKS from the coding sequence ATGACCTCATCCGTCGAGCATCGCTTCATGCAGCAACAGGGTTTTCTCGATGCAGATGGTCCGGCCTGTGCGGCTCATTTCCGGGCCTTGCGCTTTCAGCCCTCGATCGTGGGGCCGCTCATCCTGCTCGGGATCATCCTGCAATCGAGGTTTGTGTTCGCAGCCCTCTCTGCCCTGCTGTGGTTTGGCGTGGCGCTTCCCCGCTGGAATGTCTTTGAGGCTCTCTACAACGCGCTTGTGGCCGAGCCGATGAAGAGGCAAAAACTGACGCCGGCGCCGGCCCCGCGACGTTTCGCGCAGGGCATGGCCGCCACCTTCATGCTTGTTGTCGCCGTTGCTTTGAGCATGGGCTGGTATTGGACCGGCGTGGTATTTGAGGCGTTCATCGTGATCGCATTTCTCGCGCTACTGTTCGGAAAGTTCTGTTTGGGCTCCTATATCTATCACCTGATCCGCGGCCGTTCTGAACTTGCCAACGCCACGTTGCCCTGGTCGAAGAGCTAG
- a CDS encoding TonB-dependent receptor — protein sequence MGFRMIYRLYTCFRENGGRASIAPLARQKLFRAMRSFALGGLAILASCAYLLPLQATAGANLHGIVYTVGDDQIQTIWPNAKVTVTHLQTRRSLATVTSEVGEYKYIRLPVGDYRITVELPGFAIATQTFRLAGGQDLELNIRIQPKGRVEQITVRAETGGIETTESSAPSGQTLRPEIIKSAPLVNERFQDALPLLPGVVRGPDGLLNVKGARGTQSGLLVNSATVTDPVTGQFAISLPLEAIESVQVLSSPFSAEYGKFTGGVTEIETRPGSDTWKFLLTNFFPRLRWRDGTIVGLGSITPRVIAAGPVVKGRLYFSQAFDYRFVRTRVESQPNLKNDRVLESFDSLTQIDGNINPNHRFSMTAAVYPQNLSFVTLDTFNPEGATPNFRQRGWQLSFSDRAIFANGSFLESLFSAKSYDAHVFPADPLQPGYVLFPEQNSGSFFNRQDRESFRHDWRQIYHFPLFRAAGTHLLKAGYQVVVNRYDGIYQNLPVTIRREDGTTSQVIRYVGGGPIGRDKNEYTGFVQEKWAIWPRFTLDLGLRYDRDQLSGQNNVAPRLGFVYAPFRDNKTAVRGGIGLFYDKIPLAPGTFTQLPPPVVTRFAADGVTVVDSPRRFAHVLDHNGLKTPYSLSWQFQVDRELTRRLLFRFGYEQRETHNDFLVEPFAGPNNTGTLLLASSGRQRYREFQWTARYQLSERSNFFASYVRSRATGDLNSFDALFGNFPNPVIRPNERSRLPYDAPNRFLFWGMIALPWKLRASPVLDVRNGFPFSVVDSELNFVGPRNRAGRFPTFASLDLQLTRGFAIPFLGKKYQTQIGIKVFNVTNHFNPRDFQANIFSPNFGGFSNGIGRRFRGKFEIAF from the coding sequence ATGGGCTTCCGGATGATCTACCGCCTCTATACGTGCTTCCGAGAAAACGGGGGCCGCGCTTCGATTGCGCCGCTTGCCCGCCAAAAACTCTTTCGCGCAATGCGCTCATTTGCTTTGGGCGGGCTTGCCATCCTTGCCTCGTGTGCTTACCTTCTCCCCCTCCAGGCAACAGCCGGTGCGAACCTGCACGGCATCGTCTATACGGTCGGCGACGATCAGATTCAGACCATCTGGCCAAACGCCAAGGTTACCGTCACCCATCTCCAGACCAGGCGGAGCCTGGCCACCGTCACCAGCGAGGTAGGCGAGTACAAATACATTCGTCTGCCGGTCGGCGACTATCGGATCACTGTCGAGTTGCCTGGATTTGCAATCGCCACACAAACATTCCGGCTTGCCGGAGGTCAGGATCTCGAGCTGAACATCCGGATTCAACCGAAGGGCCGGGTGGAGCAGATCACGGTGCGGGCGGAAACCGGCGGCATCGAAACGACGGAATCAAGCGCGCCTTCCGGGCAAACCTTGCGGCCGGAAATCATCAAATCGGCTCCCCTGGTGAACGAACGGTTTCAGGATGCCTTGCCGCTGCTGCCCGGCGTAGTCCGCGGGCCCGATGGCCTCCTCAACGTCAAGGGGGCTCGCGGCACCCAGTCCGGACTGTTGGTTAACAGCGCCACCGTGACCGACCCGGTGACGGGACAGTTCGCCATCAGCCTTCCCCTCGAGGCGATCGAATCCGTCCAGGTTCTTTCCAGTCCCTTTTCCGCCGAGTACGGGAAATTCACCGGCGGCGTGACGGAGATTGAGACGCGGCCGGGCAGCGATACGTGGAAATTCCTCCTGACCAATTTCTTCCCGCGCCTTCGCTGGCGGGACGGCACTATCGTCGGGCTCGGGTCGATCACTCCCCGCGTCATCGCCGCCGGCCCGGTGGTGAAGGGCAGGCTGTATTTCTCGCAGGCCTTTGACTACCGCTTTGTGCGCACGCGGGTGGAAAGCCAGCCGAATCTCAAGAACGATCGAGTGCTCGAGAGTTTCGACTCGCTCACCCAGATCGATGGGAACATCAACCCGAACCACCGCTTCAGCATGACCGCGGCCGTCTATCCCCAAAATCTCTCCTTCGTCACGCTCGACACCTTCAATCCAGAAGGCGCTACTCCCAATTTCCGGCAGCGCGGCTGGCAACTCAGTTTTTCCGACCGCGCCATTTTCGCCAACGGGTCGTTTCTCGAAAGCCTCTTTTCCGCCAAAAGCTACGACGCCCACGTTTTCCCGGCTGACCCCCTGCAACCCGGTTACGTCCTCTTCCCGGAGCAGAACTCGGGCAGCTTCTTTAATCGCCAGGACCGCGAAAGCTTCCGCCACGACTGGCGGCAGATCTATCACTTTCCGCTCTTCCGCGCTGCCGGAACGCATCTGCTGAAAGCCGGTTACCAAGTGGTGGTCAACCGCTACGACGGCATCTATCAAAACTTGCCGGTCACCATTCGGCGCGAGGATGGAACGACAAGCCAGGTCATCCGCTACGTTGGCGGCGGCCCGATCGGCCGGGACAAAAACGAGTACACCGGCTTCGTCCAGGAAAAATGGGCGATTTGGCCGCGCTTCACTCTCGACCTCGGCCTGCGCTACGACCGCGATCAACTCTCGGGGCAGAACAATGTTGCTCCGCGGCTTGGCTTTGTCTATGCGCCGTTCAGAGACAACAAGACCGCCGTGCGCGGCGGGATTGGACTTTTCTATGACAAGATCCCGCTCGCCCCGGGCACGTTCACGCAATTGCCGCCGCCGGTGGTCACCCGCTTTGCTGCCGATGGAGTGACGGTGGTGGACAGCCCGCGAAGGTTCGCCCACGTGCTCGATCACAATGGGCTGAAGACGCCGTACAGCCTTTCCTGGCAGTTTCAAGTGGACCGCGAGCTTACCCGGCGATTGTTGTTTCGGTTCGGCTACGAGCAAAGGGAAACGCACAACGATTTTCTGGTTGAGCCCTTCGCCGGGCCGAACAATACCGGCACCCTGTTGCTCGCTTCTTCCGGCCGGCAGCGCTATCGCGAATTTCAATGGACCGCTCGCTACCAACTGAGCGAACGCTCAAACTTTTTTGCGTCCTACGTTCGCTCCCGGGCCACCGGCGACCTGAACTCGTTTGACGCGCTTTTCGGGAACTTCCCGAATCCGGTGATTCGCCCGAACGAGCGCTCGCGGCTGCCCTACGATGCTCCCAACCGCTTCTTGTTCTGGGGCATGATCGCATTGCCGTGGAAGCTGCGTGCTTCGCCCGTGCTGGACGTTCGGAACGGCTTCCCTTTTTCTGTGGTGGATAGCGAGCTCAACTTTGTCGGCCCGCGCAACCGGGCCGGGCGGTTCCCCACTTTCGCTTCGCTCGATTTACAACTCACCCGCGGATTCGCCATACCGTTCCTGGGGAAGAAGTATCAAACTCAAATTGGCATCAAGGTTTTCAACGTCACCAACCATTTCAATCCGCGCGACTTTCAAGCGAACATCTTTAGCCCCAATTTCGGCGGCTTCTCGAACGGCATCGGGCGCCGATTCCGAGGCAAGTTTGAAATCGCCTTTTAG
- a CDS encoding SDR family oxidoreductase — protein sequence MASEFLDEARLELYRRFAFEFPDRTLSGKVVLIAGATGGLGAATAALLAGEGARVVAGYRSNRSRAEEFRRAIAGQFQQTIELVEGDLIHAAVRERYVLAAEKWGLLYGLAVLVGDPARVEWSRLDEAAMRAAADRNYIAPVLLAKRAGEAMLAQKTPGSIVLLSTMQAVAPFDGSVNYAGPKAALVQAARILAKQWGGPAGIRVNVVAPGVTMAGMAEASIRAGKYDSFIKGGAIARFGRAEDVARAIRFLLEPDNYITGQTILVDGGLTLRRDRG from the coding sequence ATGGCATCCGAGTTTTTGGACGAAGCGAGGCTCGAGCTCTATCGCCGGTTTGCCTTCGAGTTTCCGGATAGAACCCTTTCCGGAAAAGTGGTACTGATCGCCGGCGCCACCGGCGGGCTCGGGGCCGCCACCGCAGCGCTGCTGGCAGGCGAAGGCGCGCGGGTGGTGGCGGGCTATCGTTCCAACCGCTCCCGCGCAGAAGAGTTCCGCCGGGCCATCGCCGGACAATTCCAACAAACCATCGAGCTGGTGGAAGGCGACCTCATCCATGCCGCCGTGCGCGAGCGCTACGTCCTGGCCGCGGAAAAATGGGGCCTTCTCTACGGCTTGGCGGTTCTTGTCGGCGACCCGGCTCGAGTGGAATGGAGCCGGCTGGACGAAGCTGCCATGCGCGCCGCCGCGGATCGAAACTATATCGCGCCGGTGCTGCTCGCCAAGCGCGCCGGGGAAGCCATGCTCGCCCAAAAGACTCCGGGCAGCATCGTCTTGCTTTCGACGATGCAGGCGGTGGCGCCGTTCGACGGCAGCGTGAATTATGCCGGGCCGAAAGCAGCGCTGGTGCAGGCGGCGCGCATCCTTGCCAAACAGTGGGGCGGGCCAGCCGGGATTCGCGTGAATGTTGTCGCCCCGGGCGTCACGATGGCCGGTATGGCGGAGGCAAGTATTCGGGCGGGCAAATACGATTCGTTCATCAAAGGCGGAGCCATCGCCCGTTTCGGCCGAGCCGAGGATGTGGCGCGCGCCATCCGTTTTCTTCTCGAGCCGGACAATTACATCACCGGCCAAACCATCCTGGTGGATGGCGGCCTCACGTTGCGGCGCGACCGGGGCTGA
- a CDS encoding HU family DNA-binding protein, whose amino-acid sequence MAKAMSKSKVVAHMAGKAGMTKKAAAGFMEELVNLAYKETKSAGVFVIPGIGKLVKANRKARMGRNPQTGEPIKIPAKTVVKFRVAKAAKESVLGKKK is encoded by the coding sequence ATGGCGAAAGCAATGAGCAAGTCCAAGGTTGTAGCCCACATGGCGGGGAAGGCTGGCATGACCAAAAAGGCCGCCGCCGGCTTCATGGAGGAGTTGGTCAATCTTGCCTACAAAGAGACAAAGAGCGCGGGCGTGTTCGTGATCCCCGGGATCGGCAAGCTCGTGAAGGCCAATCGCAAGGCACGCATGGGCCGCAATCCGCAGACCGGCGAGCCGATCAAGATTCCGGCCAAAACGGTGGTGAAGTTCCGGGTTGCCAAGGCGGCCAAAGAGTCCGTCCTCGGCAAGAAGAAGTAA